From the Streptomyces sp. SN-593 genome, the window GGCGTCGTCGAGGGCGGTACGGGTCCGCCGCCCGCTCCCGTCGCCCGCCTCGAACGGTTCGCCGTAGACGACGTCGATACGGGCGCGCAGCGGCGGCAGGCCCCCGACGAGCCGGCCGCGCCGGGCGCTGCCGAGGACGGCGACGGGCACCACCGGGGCGCCCGAGCGCACCGCGAAGTACGCCAGCCCGGCCCGCAACTGCGCGAAGTCGCCCTCCCCGCGGGTGCCCTCGGGGAAGATGCCCAGCACCCCGCCCCGCTCCAGCACGCCGAGCGCCGCGGTGATCGCGCCGCGGTCGGCGCCGGAACGGTCGACCTCGACCTGCCCGATGGCCCGCAGGAACGGGTCGAGCGGGCCGACGAACGCCTCCTTCTTCACCAGGAAGTGCAGCGGCCGCGGGCAGGTGCCGATCAGCATCGGCCCGTCGATGTTGTGGCTGTGGTTGCCCGCCAGGATGACCGGGCCGTGGGCGGGCAGCCGCCAGTCGCCGAGCACCCGGGGCCGCCACAGGCCGTTCATCAGCCCGATGCCGATGCCCCGGGCCACCGCGGCGCCGCGCGCGCTCGGCAGCGGCGGGGCGGAGGGCGTGGACGGCGGCGCCGCGGGCGGCGCCAGGGTCCCGCGCTGGGTGCTCACCGCGCCGCTCGCTTCTCCCCGACCAGAGCGACGACCTGCTCGACGACCTGGTCGAGGGTGAGCTCGCTGGTGTCGACCTCCACGGCGTCGTCGGCCTTGGCCAGCGGCGAGGTCTTGCGGCCGGAGTCGGCGGCGTCGCGCCGGACCAGGGCCGCCTGGGTGTCGGCGACGGACTGGGCGCCCTTCAGTTCGCCGCTGCGGCGCGCGGCGCGGACCTCGGCGGAGGCGGTGAGGTAGATCTTGACGGTGGCGTCGGGCAGCACGGTGGTGCCGATGTCACGACCCTCGACCACGATGCCGGCGGGCGCGGCGGCGGCACAGGCGCGCTGGATCTCGACCATCCGGGTCCGCACCTCGGGCACGGCGCTCACCGCGCTGACCGCGGCGGTGACCTCCTGGGTGCGGATCGGGCCGGAGGCGTCCACGCCGTCCACGGTGATCGCGGGGGCGGCCGGGTCGGTGCCGGACACGATCGCGGGCTTGCCCGCCTGGTCGGCCACGGCCGCCGCGTCGTCGACGTCCACGCCGTTGGCCAGCATCCACCAGGTGATCGCGCGGTACTGCGCGCCCGTGTCGAGGTAGCTGAGGCCGAGCCGGGACGCGACCGCCCGGGACGTGCTGGACTTGCCCGTGCCGGAGGGGCCGTCGATCGCGACGATCACCGGATTTGACACAGCGGATGGCCTTCCTCGTGCACGGATGCGGGTACGGGCGGGCCGGCGGGGTGGCCGGATGCCATCCCTCAAGGTTACCGGCCCCCCGGGTGGCCCAGCGCCACCCGTGCCAAGGGGCACGGGGCACGGGGCGGCACCGGACAGGACCTACGGCCGCAGCGCCCAGCCGCGCTCCCGCAGCGCCGCCGACAGCACCGGGGCGCTGCGCGGCTCGACCGTGAGGTGCACCAGACCCGCCTGCTGGCCGGTGGAGT encodes:
- the cmk gene encoding (d)CMP kinase; translation: MSNPVIVAIDGPSGTGKSSTSRAVASRLGLSYLDTGAQYRAITWWMLANGVDVDDAAAVADQAGKPAIVSGTDPAAPAITVDGVDASGPIRTQEVTAAVSAVSAVPEVRTRMVEIQRACAAAAPAGIVVEGRDIGTTVLPDATVKIYLTASAEVRAARRSGELKGAQSVADTQAALVRRDAADSGRKTSPLAKADDAVEVDTSELTLDQVVEQVVALVGEKRAAR
- a CDS encoding lysophospholipid acyltransferase family protein, with product MNGLWRPRVLGDWRLPAHGPVILAGNHSHNIDGPMLIGTCPRPLHFLVKKEAFVGPLDPFLRAIGQVEVDRSGADRGAITAALGVLERGGVLGIFPEGTRGEGDFAQLRAGLAYFAVRSGAPVVPVAVLGSARRGRLVGGLPPLRARIDVVYGEPFEAGDGSGRRTRTALDDATRRIQAHLTAHLAEARRTTGRA